The following proteins are co-located in the Spea bombifrons isolate aSpeBom1 chromosome 3, aSpeBom1.2.pri, whole genome shotgun sequence genome:
- the PLEKHB2 gene encoding pleckstrin homology domain-containing family B member 2 has translation MNSKQAPEDADLTLGQKMKKGAEDMAYVKSGWLLRQSSILKRWKKNWFDLWSDGYLIYYSDQERQDMEEKIHMQFECAAIRVGNDCRELNPPEGKSKDCCIQIVCHEGKVINLIAESVDDCLAWESALQEARTKTLILAPDQLYNEAILGPAPPYTEYDSPPAYGYEHYPGGYPVQGSQVVYTRDGQVYASYPYQQGVPPGNHIIIRERYHDNDGDLAMGMLAGAATGMALGSLFWGF, from the exons ATGAATAGTAAACAAGCGCCTGAAGACGCTGATCTTACATTGGgccagaaaatgaaaaagg GAGCAGAAGACATGGCATACGTAAAAAGCGGTTGGCTTCTTCGCCAAA GTTCTATTCTaaagagatggaagaagaaTTGGTTTGATCTGTGGTCAGATGGGTATCTGATCTATTATAGCGATCAGGAACGTCAAGATATGGAAGAAAAGATCCACATGCAGTTCGAATGTGCAGCAATCAGAGTGGGGAACGATTGCCGAG agTTAAACCCACCAGAAGGGAAATCTAAAGACTGCTGCATACAGATCGTTTGCCACGAAGGAAAAGTCATTAACCTTATTGCGGAAAGTGTTGATGATTGCTT GGCTTGGGAAAGTGCTCTGCAGGAAGCCCGGACTAAAACA CTGATCCTGGCTCCAGATCAACTATACAACGAGGCTATCCTTGGTCCTGCTCCTCCTTATACAGAATATGATTCACCGCCG GCATATGGATATGAGCATTATCCTGGAGGATATCCAGTCCAAGGGTCTCAAGTTGTCTATACCAGAGATGGGCAAGTGTATGCCTCTTATCCATATCAACAag GAGTACCTCCTGGTAATCACATCATCATCCGAGAGAGATATCATGACAACGATGGAGACCTGGCCATGGGGATGCTCGCTGGAGCTGCTACTGGAATGGCCCTTGGATCCCTCTTCTGGGGCTTTTAG